The following nucleotide sequence is from Bradyrhizobium roseum.
ACGCCGTCGACCCTGCGTTCCGCGTCAGTTGCGGCAAGTCCGGTCAGAGCTACGACCTGCTGAACGAGATAGGTTCGATCCTCCGCGCTCATGCCGCTATGGCTCGAGGTGGTAAGAAGGATGCGACCAGCCTCCGCGCGTTCGGCGCTCAGATCGACATTGGGGGCACGGCGACCGGCGCGATAAAGGCGGTCCAGCTCATAACTCAAAATGGGCTCGGCCGCACTCGCCTGCGCCGTGCCTCGCGCCGGCGTTGTACGACTGACGGTGGCGGCGCCGATCCAAGTCGCAAGGATGGCTCCCATCACCACGGCAAGCGCCCAAGTACCGAGTCCATGGGCACCGTCGACGTGCTCGGTCTCATCCACTACTGCCGTGCCGACAGCTGGGGTAGCCGTCGGAGTACGGGTGTGCCCGGCAATGTAACCGCCGAGCCCGAAACTGATGACAGCCTGGATGATCAGATAGAGGCCTGACAGGATAGCAAGCGCCGCGGATGCATCGCGCCACGTCGGCGCCGTCGATGTGACGCCAAGCCCGATGGTCACGGCGAACGTCAGCAATACCGACGACAGCGCAGTCGCCGCCAGAGCGCCGAGGACGATAGGCGACCATTGCAGGAAGCGTGGCGCGACATCGCTTTGCGTCCCCGGGGTGATATTTTCCATCGACATATGCATCGCCTCAGCGAAGGCCGAAGAAGGACAGCACCGCCAGAACCACGACAACCAGGCCGACAAGATAGATAAGACCGTTCATGATTTTTCCTCCATAGGTCCCGCCGCCATTTCCCAAGCGACAATCTTCACAAATCGGCAAAGTTCCCTGATTGCAGAGGAAAAAGTTGCAAGCCGGGATCCCTGGTTGTCGTGTCAACTTGTTGGCCCCGCATGCTTATTTGCAATAGTCGTGCGATCCTTCGTCCGATAATCTCCGAACGTCGTGTCGCGCTGGTCGAGTTGCGATTTCACGCTCGATCCGTCACGCCGGAACGTCGACATGTAGTTCCTGCTCGCCTCCGTCGTGAACGCCAGCGCCTGGATCTCGGTGCCGGCGCGCATCGCGGCGCGCGCGCCCATGATCTCCATGGCGCGGTGCACCGAGCGCTTGTTGAGCTGCTGCAGCTCCACCGGCACTTTTGCGGCGCGTTCGGCAAAGTCCAGCGTACGTTCGTCAAGTTCTGCGAGCGGGAACGACCGTGTCGCAAATCCCCATTCGGCAGCCTCGCGGCCGGACATCGCGTCGCCCGTCAGCATCAGTTCCATCGCGCGGCGCATGCCGACCAACCAGGGGTGATACTGCATGTCGGGCGGGCTCATCAGCCGCACCGGCGGATAGCCGATCTGGGCGTCGTCGGCGACGTAGACGATATCGCAGGCGGTCGCGAGTTCGGTGCCGCCGGCGAGACAATAGCCGTGCACCTGTGCCACCACCGGCTTTGCCAGATCCCAGATCGAGAACCAGCCCTCGACGACGTGACGTGACCACTGACCCGGGCCGGCGGCCGAGTGATACGGCTGGTCAATGCGGTTATCGGCCGACAGATCGTAACCCGCCGAGAAGCACGGACCGGCGCCGCGAATGACTGTGATCGACACGTCGGGATTGCGATCAGCCGCTTCCAGCACCTCGAACACTTCCGCGCGCAGGCGATTATTCAGTGCATTGCGCTTCTCCGGCCGGTTCAGCGTGATGCGCCGGACCCGCGGCCGGGGATCATCGACGAGAATATGTTGATACGGCATCGGTCGGCTTCTCCCTGTTCGCGGGGCTGTTGGGCGGCCCTCGTGCTTCGGCGATGGTATCAGAGATGAAGCCGTCCCACAGCAGCCGGGCCAGCTTGACTTGAATCAACGACAGGAACGGCCTCTCGGCCTCTGATCCTCACTCCATTGATAGGAGAAGTGCGATGCTTGTCCGCGACGTCATGGTTGCCCCGGTGATCACCGTGGGTCCGTCCGCCTCCGTGCAGGAGGTTGCGAAGCTGTTTCTTGAAAAGCAGATCAGTGCGGTTCCCGTGCTGGACCACAATGGCAAGTTGGTCGGCATCGTCAGCGAGGGCGATCTGCTGCACCGGGCCGAAGCCGGCACGGAGCGGCATCGATCCTGGTGGCTTCGCGCGTTGACCGACAGCGATACGCTGGCGGCCGAATACGTCAAGTCGCACAGCCGCAAGGTTTCGGACGTCATGACGCGGGAAGTCGTCACCACGTCGCCCCAGACGCCGCTCCACGAAGTCGCGGCGGTGATGGAGAACAATGCCGTCAAGCGATTGCCGGTTCTGGAGAACGGCCAGCTCGTCGGCGTGGTGAGCAGGGCCAATCTTCTTCAGGCGGTGGCCAGCGCGCGGCAATTGCTCGACATCGCGCCGACCGACAAGGCGATCCGCGACCGAATCCTGTCCAGCCTGAAGAACGAATCCTGGGGCCACACGGGACTGCTGAACATCACCGTCGCCAACGGCATCGTCGACATCTGGGGCATGGCGGACTCCGACGCTGAACGACAGGCGATCAGGGTGGTGGCAGAATCTGCCGCCGGTGTCGGCGCCGTTCACGATCACCTGGTCACGTACCGGGGTGGCGGCTGGCAATGAGGGACTTCCGACCCTCTCCCGCACCGGCGAGAATCGGAAGTCCATCTATCCTCGCTGTGCTCAGCCCGACGGCGTCATCACCACGCTCTTGTCCTTGGGCCAGCGGATCCGCCAGGCGAAGTTGATGTCCT
It contains:
- a CDS encoding enoyl-CoA hydratase-related protein, with translation MPYQHILVDDPRPRVRRITLNRPEKRNALNNRLRAEVFEVLEAADRNPDVSITVIRGAGPCFSAGYDLSADNRIDQPYHSAAGPGQWSRHVVEGWFSIWDLAKPVVAQVHGYCLAGGTELATACDIVYVADDAQIGYPPVRLMSPPDMQYHPWLVGMRRAMELMLTGDAMSGREAAEWGFATRSFPLAELDERTLDFAERAAKVPVELQQLNKRSVHRAMEIMGARAAMRAGTEIQALAFTTEASRNYMSTFRRDGSSVKSQLDQRDTTFGDYRTKDRTTIANKHAGPTS
- a CDS encoding CBS domain-containing protein, which codes for MLVRDVMVAPVITVGPSASVQEVAKLFLEKQISAVPVLDHNGKLVGIVSEGDLLHRAEAGTERHRSWWLRALTDSDTLAAEYVKSHSRKVSDVMTREVVTTSPQTPLHEVAAVMENNAVKRLPVLENGQLVGVVSRANLLQAVASARQLLDIAPTDKAIRDRILSSLKNESWGHTGLLNITVANGIVDIWGMADSDAERQAIRVVAESAAGVGAVHDHLVTYRGGGWQ